Proteins encoded together in one Flavobacterium keumense window:
- a CDS encoding asparagine synthetase B: protein MSFKKMVMLLLFLISCSGKASFILLPMDEISQQNHLKAYGITYWCLDKNYKAYWLLNYRGGSFLLPDTDQIRKECQIRGVSFEILSDGEQEAILNDISSPSQNMESVLLEKAPKIAVYTPKGKQPWDDAVTLVLTYAEIPFTPIYDQEVLSDKLLLYDWLHLHHEDFTGQYGKFYGAYRNAPWYIEQKAAAETLAQQLGFSKVAQEKGAVAKKIRDFVIGGGFMFAMCSATDSFDIALASDGIDICEAMFDGDPSEASYQSKLNYNNSFAFKNFTLERKPEQYEFSDIDMTLKRQIPPDKDYFTLMEFSAKWDPIPSMLCQNHTQLVKGFMGQTTAFDTNVIKSNILVLGSCELNGEVRYLHGQKGKGMFSFYSGHDPEDFQHQVGDPPTVLDLHPNSPGYRLILNNVLFPAAKKKKQKT from the coding sequence ATGTCCTTCAAAAAAATGGTTATGTTATTGCTATTCTTGATTTCTTGTTCAGGAAAGGCATCTTTTATTTTGTTGCCAATGGATGAAATCAGTCAGCAAAATCATTTGAAGGCATACGGAATTACGTATTGGTGTTTAGATAAAAATTACAAAGCCTATTGGCTTTTGAATTACCGAGGTGGTTCTTTTTTATTACCTGATACTGACCAAATTCGTAAAGAATGTCAGATTCGAGGTGTTAGTTTTGAAATTTTATCGGATGGAGAACAAGAAGCTATTCTGAATGATATTTCTAGTCCTTCACAAAATATGGAATCGGTTTTATTAGAGAAAGCACCAAAAATTGCCGTATATACTCCAAAAGGCAAACAACCTTGGGACGATGCGGTTACTTTGGTATTGACCTATGCTGAGATTCCGTTTACGCCTATTTATGATCAAGAAGTATTGTCAGACAAATTACTTTTGTACGATTGGTTGCATTTGCATCACGAAGATTTTACAGGTCAATACGGAAAATTTTATGGGGCGTATCGCAATGCACCTTGGTATATTGAACAAAAGGCAGCCGCCGAAACGTTAGCACAACAGTTGGGATTTTCTAAAGTTGCTCAAGAAAAAGGGGCTGTAGCCAAAAAAATTCGTGATTTTGTTATTGGTGGTGGTTTTATGTTTGCGATGTGTTCTGCTACGGATAGTTTTGATATTGCTTTGGCATCGGATGGGATTGATATTTGCGAAGCCATGTTTGATGGTGATCCTAGTGAAGCCAGTTATCAGTCTAAATTAAACTATAACAATTCGTTTGCATTTAAAAATTTTACTTTGGAACGTAAACCCGAACAGTATGAGTTTTCCGATATTGATATGACTTTAAAGCGACAGATTCCACCAGACAAGGATTATTTTACTTTGATGGAATTTTCGGCTAAATGGGATCCTATTCCGAGTATGTTGTGCCAAAACCACACCCAATTAGTGAAAGGGTTTATGGGGCAAACGACTGCTTTTGATACGAACGTAATTAAATCCAATATTTTGGTTTTAGGAAGTTGTGAGTTGAACGGCGAAGTGCGTTACCTTCACGGACAAAAAGGAAAAGGAATGTTCAGTTTTTATTCGGGTCACGATCCCGAAGATTTTCAACACCAAGTGGGAGATCCACCTACTGTTTTAGATTTGCATCCTAATTCGCCAGGCTATCGTTTGATTTTGAATAATGTTTTATTTCCTGCTGCAAAAAAGAAAAAGCAAAAGACGTAA